The Lycium barbarum isolate Lr01 chromosome 11, ASM1917538v2, whole genome shotgun sequence genome contains the following window.
TCCCTGTCAGGAGACCGCATGATCCCCGCTCGTACGTCCAGCCTTGGATTGACAGGTCATTTGTCTAAAGAAAGTTTGAGGATCTTTCTAAGTCTTCATTGAGATCAACTCATCAAACCCACATTGTCTAATACCAATTACCATCGTCTCATTGAGTGGTGACGAAATGTCACAGCATGGTCGGCGAGGTGCTTTCAACTGATTCAGGAAACTTAGATGTTCAGCAGAGGAAGCGCAAACTAGTATTACACCACAAAGAAAGGAACAGCAACAATTAATAAAACAATTGAAGGTCTAAAAGCAAACTAGAGTACCTGCTCAGCATCAAAGGCTAACTTCTGCGAGAAGACTCTTATCTTGACCAATTTTTTTGTAGGATTACTTCTTACGCAGTTCCCGATATCGTGTCTTACATATTCAGTCCATAATCCATCTCTACTAGAAAGAACATTTTGCAAGAAGAAGACCACAGGTCTTTTGCATGGATCACTGGGGAAGACTCTAGTGTTGAACATATATTTTGCAGCGACATTTTTACCCCttttccatggtctaaatgttggCTGCAGTGAGAGGAGATCTGGAAGAAGTTCATTCCCTTCAAACACCTGAACGGCATAACCCCATGCAACTGAAACTGTCAGAGAGTTGGACTTGTCGTAGCACACAGTTTGTTGCAAAATCCTAGCAGGATCAGCATGGATAGCTTTGAAAAGATGGTCCACGGCTTGAATCCTAGTCATGCCAGGAAAAAGTGGCTCCACGGCGTCCAAGTGATGAAGTGATAACAGAGGTGATAATGGATGTGCGGAAAGGATACCAAATAGATCTCCTCGAACATCAACCTATTAATGAAAGCAAATTCGACTTACATACGAAACTAAAATAAAAAACATCTTAGGTGGCTTACATACTCTCATGTGCAACCTCAAAAAGCTATCCGTTTAACTTCCATAAGCAAAGATATAAAGTTTGAGGCTAGACTCATAAGCTCATGAAACGGTGGCATGCCAAAAacacaaaaatataaaaaaaaaaaaaaacataaatcaGTATTTGTATCGAAGCAAGCCTTGTTTCAACTGCCATTGCTATTAAGTTTGCCGACTTGGTAAGGGCGGTTAACAATTTCTTTGCTGAAGGCACTGTTAAGCTTAAGCCCTAAGTTTGAATTCAAACCtatttgaagaaaaaaagaaCACAGATTTTCAACTTTTAAAACATGCTAAACAGAGTGTCCATAGTTTCAATGGGCTGTAAATCAAATCAACCAGAAGATATCAACAGTTCAAACATATATCGGGGATgccataatatcacatacatcaacTTGACAAAAGGATTCATTCACAAACCATTAACTATCTCACACAGTCTAACATGCTTTACCATTTGCCTCATGTTAAACTAAACTAAGAATACAAAATCTAATGAATGAATCTTAAGATCGCCCAATAAGTCATCTCATGAAAGCCAGCCACAAAATTCCATCTTAATCCGCGTTAAAGCTCATATTTAAAACTTTGTTACATAAATCCAAACCCAGAAACAAAAATGACAAATAAAGTTCTTTTATTATCAAAAAAAGTCACCTGATGAAATCCAGGTTCATGAGTCAAACACACTCCAAGCTCAACAACACAAGCAAAAACCCTGGAATCACTTCCATACAAATGAGGATACCTCATCAAACAATCATCCAAAACCCTACTTAAAACCTTAGCCAATGGAGCACTAAGTGCAAACCCACCACCCCCAAACGCCATATCAAACGAATACTTCTCATTTTGCTCATAACTCTCAGAATTATACCCAACATAATACCACTTCTCATAATCATATTTCTCCAAAACACTAACCAAATTCTCTACAACAAAAATAGTATCATCATCACCAAAAATAAACCAACGGGTATTACTAAAATTCACATTCTTAACTAAATCAAACGTATCTTTAACAATACGAGCTATTCGAATAGCTGACCTACGACCAGAAGGGAAAGAATAAGGAAACTTAGAAGTATTTGAAGAAACAAGAATTGGTGGAGATAAAATGTGAGTTCTTGAAATTGGGTTATCTAAGAAAATAACAGTGTTTGTGATATTGGGTTTGTACCAGATGTTAATATAAGGGAGACGttgagagaaagaagaagaagaaccagcaaTTGAAAAGAAGAGGTGGGAAAGTGAAAGATTAGTGGGAATTGAAGGGGTTTTGGTGAAATTTGGATTTGGATTGAAGGATGTTTTAGGGGTGTGGATATGGTGAAGAAGGAAGATTAAGTAGAAGATTACAAGTGTGGAGAAAAGTAAGAGGAGATCTTTGAAACGGTTTTGAGTATGGAGGAATCTTGGTACCATTGGCATTTCTACTGTGTTTGATGAACTGAACATGAAAGTAGAGATAGTGATTGAACTGTATGGAACTGAACTGTGCTGTGTAGATCTCAGGTTTATGTTTATGTTTCTGGGTTTGAACGATGGTGTTTCGAGTACGTATGTTGTCTTGGTGAGAACTGAACATGATGTCAAGTGAAACTCATCTATATtccttttttgtttctttttggcAAAATACACATGGTTCCTAAAAATTTGCAGTATTAAATTTCATTTAGATATTTAAAATTACAGCATGTTTAAACTGATTATTGTATAAACGTAATAAGGTGTaggcctgtcaaccggttccaaccggaaccggaccgggaaccggttaggaaaccggccggttccggttccaaaaccggaactgcctaaccggttccggtttaaccggttccggttaaccggttttaaagtccaaaccggaaccggtccggtttggattggttaaaatattctttttttgttttttgtattatatatatatattatagtatttatttgtatattgtaggtatatttgcatatgttatacaactttataattaaagtttaaatatttactgactaacagcctaacagcaagtcagcaatacagaatagtgtttttcgtacacactatatatacaatatatacttaatatatatactatatatatttatataatatatatacttatatatgtgtataacttaatatatataatatatatactatatatacttatatatatgtactatatacttacttatatactatatacacttacttatatactatatatactatatatacttatattcctaacttaataaaagtaaaaatatgaacacaagtaaatagaagaaagttcaatgagccatatattttattcattcttggataacatttatttgcaagttgtatttttttttaacttgcaaataatacatgagttatacaaaaatagtagaataataaaatcaccaattttgaaccatttcgttaatttcccccacatcatattcggtcatggaaatatcttcaaagtctttcatttggtccggtccactagctatcaaatcttcaatttcttcctcttcgccttgctccacttctgagttttggttgcgtcgctccgatctaatccaatctcgaatgcacactagtacttgcaagctaaagccggataatgaatgtctatggtctccaatttgttgtcttccttggctaaatgcgctctccgaagtcacggttgatacttgaaccgtaaggatatctcgagccattcttgaaagtaccggatagcttgccttgtacttcttccaccatgctaagacgtccaagtcatccttgatatccacatttggctgcatcaaataaaaattaaattcatcaaa
Protein-coding sequences here:
- the LOC132619507 gene encoding uncharacterized protein LOC132619507 — encoded protein: MLNHVYFAKKKQKRNIDEFHLTSCSVLTKTTYVLETPSFKPRNININLRSTQHSSVPYSSITISTFMFSSSNTVEMPMVPRFLHTQNRFKDLLLLFSTLVIFYLIFLLHHIHTPKTSFNPNPNFTKTPSIPTNLSLSHLFFSIAGSSSSFSQRLPYINIWYKPNITNTVIFLDNPISRTHILSPPILVSSNTSKFPYSFPSGRRSAIRIARIVKDTFDLVKNVNFSNTRWFIFGDDDTIFVVENLVSVLEKYDYEKWYYVGYNSESYEQNEKYSFDMAFGGGGFALSAPLAKVLSRVLDDCLMRYPHLYGSDSRVFACVVELGVCLTHEPGFHQVDVRGDLFGILSAHPLSPLLSLHHLDAVEPLFPGMTRIQAVDHLFKAIHADPARILQQTVCYDKSNSLTVSVAWGYAVQVFEGNELLPDLLSLQPTFRPWKRGKNVAAKYMFNTRVFPSDPCKRPVVFFLQNVLSSRDGLWTEYVRHDIGNCVRSNPTKKLVKIRVFSQKLAFDAEQLKAPRRPCCDISSPLNETMVIGIRQCGFDELISMKT